The window ATCTTCGGCCATCCCGGCGGGCTTTGGCGGGTTCGATCCGAGCGCGACGACGAGTTTCGGCCAGGACTTCACCTTGGGCGCGACGGTGACGTGGAGCAGCGGCACCGAACTGGGTCTGGCCGCCCGCGCTAATCCCAGCCAGATGAACTTCTACTATGCCGGGTTCAATCCGATCAACAACTACTTCGCGCTCGTGCAGATCGTTGGAGGGACCGAGATCACCAACCTCGATACGGCGAATCTGGCCGGAGTCATCACCTCGGGCCAGGCTTGGGACATCACCCTGACGGTGGACGGCAGTTCGCTGGCCGCTACGTTGAGCCAGGGCGGGTCGCCGCTCGCGTCCCTCTCGTATACGGATACGCAGGACGCGGAGTACCCGGGGGATCCGGTGTTCTCCGATGGCCAGTGCGGTGTGTTCATGTTCAAGAAGAGCCTAGACACGATTTCGGGTGAGTGGAGCAATGCCTACATCGTTCCCGAGCCGGCCACACTGGGCCTGTTGCTCCTCGGCGCTCTGGGCATCGTCGCCCGGGCGCGCAAGGGCCGGGTTCTTTAGTGGAGGAGTAAACCCTATAGAAGTAAGGAGATGAACACATGAGAAAGAGGAGTTTGTTCGCAGCCTTGCTGGTGGTTGGCCTGTGCGGCTCATGGGCCGCAGCCAGCGACCCGGTCCCCATGCCGGCGGTTTCGGTCGAGCCGTCCTTCCTGGCTCCGTACGTTACGCTGGTCCAGAGCAGCGACGCCAATGGCCGGGACATCGGCATGGCGGCCACGAGCGCCGCGGTGCCGTACGCGGCCGGCGCCGCCGCCGTTCCGGTCGGGTTTGGGAATGACTATTCCCAGACCGCGACCCTGTCGTGGAGCAACAATACCGAGTTGGGGCTCCTGTGCCGCGCGGACGTAGGCAATTCCAATTTCTACTACGCGGGCATGAACCCTAACAACAAGTACTTTTGTATCGTGAGGGTCACGAACGGCACGGACATCGAGAACCTGGCCACGTTCCAGTATCAGGGTTTCGACTCGAATCTATCGTATGACATAACCCTGTCCTGCGAAGGCAGCAGCCTGATCGCGACCCTTCG of the Phycisphaerae bacterium genome contains:
- a CDS encoding PEP-CTERM sorting domain-containing protein, whose protein sequence is MRKRSLFAALLVVGLCGSWAAASDPVPMPAVSVEPSFLAPYVTLVQSSDANGRDIGMAATSAAVPYAAGAAAVPVGFGNDYSQTATLSWSNNTELGLLCRADVGNSNFYYAGMNPNNKYFCIVRVTNGTDIENLATFQYQGFDSNLSYDITLSCEGSSLIATLRQGSTYVEVLRATDTNFTTGQLGAFMFKPSGSSDDPAGQWDDAMVRDPLQLLPGDANMDATVSAGDLAILAANYGNDETTRWMLGEFNGDGSVGVGDLAILAANYGRGRDPYPAPPAATPEPATLGLLALGVLGLLRRR
- a CDS encoding PEP-CTERM sorting domain-containing protein — its product is MKKEKVLQALVAVAVTAVVILGPSQALATTCLPTLTGAPYSYDLQQTNDPVAGTSHVTMAALSSAIPAGFGGFDPSATTSFGQDFTLGATVTWSSGTELGLAARANPSQMNFYYAGFNPINNYFALVQIVGGTEITNLDTANLAGVITSGQAWDITLTVDGSSLAATLSQGGSPLASLSYTDTQDAEYPGDPVFSDGQCGVFMFKKSLDTISGEWSNAYIVPEPATLGLLLLGALGIVARARKGRVL